A stretch of Pseudolysobacter antarcticus DNA encodes these proteins:
- a CDS encoding carbohydrate ABC transporter permease has product MKVERAAWCFVAPALLVIGLFFFVPVIAAFGASLTDFDLYALADIRNLRFVGFANYQRLLQLPEFWDALGHTLYFVAAGVPLSIFASLTAALLLNSKLARCKPFFRTALFAPVVTTVVAMAVIWNYLFHTRYGWVNYALSSIGVHPIDWLGDPHWAMPTIILFAVWKNFGYNMIIFIAGLQSIPEDLYEAARIDGASYWQQFRFITWPSLAPTLLLVSMLTMAGYFQLFAEPYVMTQGGPLQSTVSVLYFMYDEGFKWWRVGSASAVAFLLFVLMFIVATLQLWLGRRGGNT; this is encoded by the coding sequence ATGAAGGTCGAACGCGCCGCTTGGTGTTTTGTCGCGCCGGCATTGCTGGTGATCGGTCTGTTTTTTTTCGTGCCCGTCATTGCCGCGTTTGGCGCCAGCTTGACCGACTTCGATCTGTACGCCCTCGCCGACATTCGCAATTTGCGTTTTGTCGGTTTCGCCAACTATCAGCGCCTGCTGCAACTGCCGGAATTCTGGGATGCGCTCGGCCATACGTTGTATTTCGTCGCCGCCGGTGTGCCGTTGTCGATTTTTGCCTCGCTCACTGCGGCACTTTTGTTGAACTCGAAACTCGCGCGTTGCAAACCGTTTTTTCGCACAGCATTGTTCGCGCCGGTGGTCACCACGGTGGTGGCGATGGCAGTGATCTGGAATTATCTTTTCCACACGCGTTACGGTTGGGTCAACTACGCCTTGTCCAGCATCGGTGTGCATCCGATCGACTGGCTCGGCGATCCGCACTGGGCGATGCCGACTATCATCCTGTTCGCAGTGTGGAAAAATTTCGGCTACAACATGATCATCTTCATCGCTGGTTTGCAAAGCATTCCCGAGGATTTGTACGAAGCCGCGCGCATCGATGGCGCGTCGTACTGGCAGCAGTTTCGCTTCATCACGTGGCCGAGCCTGGCGCCAACATTATTGCTGGTCAGCATGTTGACGATGGCCGGTTATTTCCAGCTGTTTGCCGAACCATATGTGATGACCCAGGGCGGCCCGCTGCAGAGCACCGTCAGCGTTTTGTATTTCATGTATGACGAAGGTTTCAAGTGGTGGCGTGTTGGCTCGGCATCGGCAGTCGCGTTTCTGTTGTTCGTGCTGATGTTCATCGTTGCTACCCTGCAACTCTGGCTCGGCCGACGCGGAGGCAATACATGA